Below is a genomic region from Borreliella mayonii.
TTAAGCAATAAAGATGAAATAATAAAGCATTATAATTTATTGAAGGAGCGCTTGAAATCTAATTTTCAAAAAGAAATCTATAATAAGATAGAGAGTATGAAAATTTTAAAAGAAATAAAAGATAATGAATACTATAAACTTGATGGTTATAAAAGTTTTGATGCTTTTATAAAAGATTATAAGTTAGCCAAAAGTCAAACTTATGAATATTTGAAGATAGCATCAGCTATAGAAAATGGCGTAATAGAAGAACTTTTTTTATTAAAAAATGGAATTAAAGAAACTATAATCTTTTTAAGAAATAGTAATTCAGATACGGTTAAAAAATCAAAACAAAATCCAATAAAACCTTTAAGATTTCAACTTAAAAGCAAAGAAAGTTATGATTTTTACAAAAGTAATGCTAAATTCACGGGATTTTTATTAGATGAACTTTTTGAAAGTCAAAAAGACTTGATTAATAAATTCTTAAGAAGATATAAGCAATTAAAAGGATAGTAAAGGTATTTTATGACTAATTTAGCGTACAGAACATATAACATAGAAAGTATAAAAAAGGAGTTTTAAAGATAGGATTTAGTGAAGAGGCAATAGATTTTGTTTTGATTCATAATGAAAATTACAATTTTGAGGTTTTAAAAGAAAAATTGATTAATGTAGAGAAAAATTTAAATCTAAAAATAGATTTTGTAGAAAAGAGTTTAAATGCCAAAATAGATAATGTAAATAATAAAGTAGATTATATTAAAAATGAACTTATTGTCAAGATAGATAGTGTAGAAAAAGGGTTAAACGAAAAACTTAATACAG
It encodes:
- a CDS encoding chromosome replication/partitioning protein, coding for MDVGIKINDRVISKKELKKELSNKDEIIKHYNLLKERLKSNFQKEIYNKIESMKILKEIKDNEYYKLDGYKSFDAFIKDYKLAKSQTYEYLKIASAIENGVIEELFLLKNGIKETIIFLRNSNSDTVKKSKQNPIKPLRFQLKSKESYDFYKSNAKFTGFLLDELFESQKDLINKFLRRYKQLKG